AGCAAAGATGGCGCAAGCGGTGGAAGATGCGCAAGGGATTAAGCCTGAAATTGGTCGTTTAGCTGATAAAATCTCTAGCGTATTCGTGCCAGCGGTCATTTTAATTGCGCTAGTTACGGCAATTGTTTGGACCTTTGTTGCTCCTGATCCGAAAATTCCTTTTGTACTTGCAACATCGATTGCGGTGCTTGTTATCGCTTGTCCGTGTTCTTTAGGGTTAGCCACACCGATGGCAATTATTGCAGGCGTTGGTCGCGCGGCGGGGCTTGGAGTGTTGATTCGAAATGGTGATGCATTGCAACGTTCTAAGGATATAACTCATGTGGTGCTAGATAAAACAGGGGCGATTACTCAAGGGCGGCCGAAGTTGAATCGAATTCTAAGTGTTGATGATGCCATGAGCAGTAAAAAGCTGTTGCAACTTGCAGCAAGCTTAGAAGCACATTCTGAGCACCCACTTGCTAAAGCTGTATTAGATGCAGCACATGAAGAAGGTTTGGAGTTGTTAGAGATTACAGGTTTTGAGGCGACTGCAGGGCACGGTGTGATGGGAGAGCTTCAAGGAGAAATGCTTTATATTGGTAATCAGCGTTTAATTAACACATTAGGGTTGAGTCTTGATGGCATTGATCAACAAGCTTTAGCGGGTATGAGTGTGTTGTATATCGCGCGGAAAAATAACCTATTAGGTGCATTAGGTGTGGCTGATGCAGTGAAAGAGGACAGTGCTGAGGCGGTTAAGCGTTTGCAAAATTTAGGTTTGACGGTGGTGATGCTAACGGGGGATCGCTTGGAATCTGCAACAGCTGTTGCAAAAAGTGTAGGAATTATGGAGGTGATCGCCGACGTGCTGCCTCAGCAAAAACAGGAAAAAATTGCAGAACTACAAGCGCAAGGCCATGTGGTGGCGATGGTTGGTGATGGAGTGAATGATGCGCCGGCGCTTGCTCAGGCAGATGTGAGCTTGGCCATGGGGTCAGGCAGTGATATTGCGATTGCAGCGGCGGATATCGCTCTATTACGGCATTCAGTAACAGGTGTTGTCGATGCGATTCGTATCTCACAGTTGACGATGCGTAATATCAAGCAGAATTTGTTTGGAGCAATGGTCTATAATAGCTTGGGAATTCCCATTGCCGCAGGGGTCTTTTATCCGGCCTTTCACCTGTTACTGCATCCTATTGTTGCAAGCTTAGCGATGGCTTTATCCTCAGTGACTGTGGTCAGTAATGCTTTAAGGCTTCGTTATGCTAAGTTGTGAGTTTTAGAGAGTATCGATTAAATAACCACAGCAGGGTGTTTATTCCTGCTTTTTAAAGAGAACAAATTAGAATTAATTTTCTAGTATATCCATCACTAAATTGTTTAAATTAATTAATTGAGCATTAAGCATCTTGCTGGCTTTAATCAATTTTTTAATTGCAGTTTGTGTATGCTCGGGGCTTAAGTCGGGGTGATGAGGGGGTGAGTTTTGATCAAGCGGTTCTGGATCTTCTTCTTCATTAAGTAATGTTTTAAATTCAAAAGAGTTTTGAATAGAACGGCACTTGAAAATCGTTTCCATTGCTGTGGTTAAAATACGTTGTAAAGTCACATGATCATTGAAAAAAAGCTGTTTACTGTATTTGGCTTGGTTAGCGCTAATGATCGCCTCACAGACTTGGTTGAGCAACTCTATGGATTGTTGGCAGACGGGGATGACAAGATCAAACTGATCTGCTGTTAATCGATC
This genomic stretch from Piscirickettsia litoralis harbors:
- a CDS encoding copper-translocating P-type ATPase; translation: MSYWLRSGLALITGVLLIILDYYGPRLVESSGVISPEGQLFWSVIAIITLGVMLFSGRVIYAAALRNLKHLSFTMDTLILIGTFAAWIFSVIVIMIPHLIPEAATSLYFDASVMILAFINLGHGLEARGKKQASEAVERLLDLSPQIAIRVSKLGDEEIPVDQVKLGDVLRVKPGAQVPVDGLVVEGDSYIDESMMTGEPLAVHKQKDDAVIAGSLNQKGSFLFKATAVGEETMLAKMAQAVEDAQGIKPEIGRLADKISSVFVPAVILIALVTAIVWTFVAPDPKIPFVLATSIAVLVIACPCSLGLATPMAIIAGVGRAAGLGVLIRNGDALQRSKDITHVVLDKTGAITQGRPKLNRILSVDDAMSSKKLLQLAASLEAHSEHPLAKAVLDAAHEEGLELLEITGFEATAGHGVMGELQGEMLYIGNQRLINTLGLSLDGIDQQALAGMSVLYIARKNNLLGALGVADAVKEDSAEAVKRLQNLGLTVVMLTGDRLESATAVAKSVGIMEVIADVLPQQKQEKIAELQAQGHVVAMVGDGVNDAPALAQADVSLAMGSGSDIAIAAADIALLRHSVTGVVDAIRISQLTMRNIKQNLFGAMVYNSLGIPIAAGVFYPAFHLLLHPIVASLAMALSSVTVVSNALRLRYAKL